A section of the Alkalihalobacillus sp. LMS39 genome encodes:
- a CDS encoding ABC transporter permease: MKSVIWAQFSKDKRNPFVLLLFIAGSILATLLFAGGAYIPTTIAIFSEEPNAAEIEAKWEELLNVDDSFHFVVVDAKQAREDVKDGKADIAVKLFEHDYRLVTTSELSSVAYVQHHVHKVFHQEAQIRAIVDAEGDEQVRSEIEAYFTEGPFQVEVQGLHTEEIPKYNISVQLMFAFSLLISMFILGFKVNNVTNDKVSGVWNRMILSPLSKTKMYSGYICYSFFITLAQLVVVLLIFKYVLNYEVGDNFPLVILIVACFIFSMISLAMLITGIVRTPEQFYSIYPSFIPVIPLISGAYMMPGTITNPVLVFIADLFPMAHAMEALMSVVFYQASLQDVLMQLLIMLLIGVIAMGVGINLIERRGS; encoded by the coding sequence ATGAAATCAGTTATATGGGCACAGTTTTCAAAAGATAAACGCAATCCTTTTGTCCTCTTATTGTTTATTGCCGGTAGTATTTTAGCGACGCTTTTATTTGCAGGTGGTGCTTACATCCCAACTACGATTGCCATTTTTAGCGAGGAACCGAATGCAGCTGAAATTGAAGCGAAATGGGAAGAGTTATTAAATGTGGATGATTCGTTTCATTTTGTTGTAGTAGATGCAAAACAAGCTCGGGAGGATGTAAAAGATGGAAAAGCAGATATTGCCGTAAAGCTATTCGAACATGATTATCGATTAGTCACAACAAGTGAATTATCAAGTGTTGCTTATGTTCAGCATCATGTTCATAAAGTCTTTCATCAAGAAGCACAAATTCGTGCGATTGTAGATGCAGAAGGAGACGAACAAGTTCGCTCCGAGATTGAAGCTTATTTTACAGAAGGTCCGTTTCAGGTAGAAGTACAGGGACTGCATACAGAAGAAATCCCTAAGTATAATATTAGTGTTCAATTAATGTTTGCGTTCTCGTTGTTAATCTCTATGTTTATTTTAGGGTTTAAAGTAAACAATGTCACAAATGACAAAGTGTCTGGTGTATGGAACCGTATGATTTTATCACCACTAAGTAAAACGAAAATGTATAGTGGGTATATATGTTACAGTTTCTTTATTACGTTAGCACAGCTTGTTGTCGTATTGCTCATATTTAAATATGTATTGAACTATGAGGTTGGCGATAATTTTCCTTTAGTTATCCTTATAGTAGCATGCTTCATTTTCAGCATGATTAGTTTAGCGATGTTAATTACCGGGATTGTGCGGACTCCAGAGCAATTTTATTCAATTTACCCGTCGTTCATCCCAGTCATCCCGCTCATCAGTGGAGCGTATATGATGCCAGGCACTATTACAAATCCAGTGTTGGTGTTTATCGCTGATTTATTTCCGATGGCTCATGCAATGGAAGCCCTTATGTCTGTTGTTTTCTATCAAGCGAGTTTACAAGATGTGTTGATGCAGCTTTTGATTATGCTGTTAATTGGCGTAATTGCGATGGGCGTTGGGATTAATTTAATTGAGCGGAGAGGAAGTTAA
- a CDS encoding HEAT repeat domain-containing protein — MSKEDLDTTMNNLKNPQKEVALKAIKSISSKKENALPTLRHTLQSSEDEDLVTMALVTLGEIGRIAKPAIPEVHVKLAHPNSQIRMAAALFFVRLGKASIQPLKDSLQNSSNLNEQFWACWALAMIDSKKVNQKGQSILIEVEAKTDDLIEKAAAQEALAKIIGLELHE, encoded by the coding sequence ATGAGTAAAGAAGATTTGGACACCACAATGAACAACTTAAAAAACCCTCAAAAAGAAGTTGCACTAAAAGCTATCAAATCAATAAGCTCCAAAAAAGAAAATGCGCTACCAACTCTGCGACATACTTTGCAATCAAGTGAAGATGAAGATCTTGTCACAATGGCGCTCGTTACCCTCGGAGAAATAGGACGTATAGCAAAACCAGCAATTCCAGAAGTACATGTTAAACTTGCTCACCCAAATTCACAAATCCGTATGGCTGCCGCTTTATTTTTTGTACGTCTTGGAAAAGCGAGTATCCAACCTTTAAAGGATTCACTCCAAAACTCTAGCAATTTAAATGAACAATTTTGGGCTTGCTGGGCATTGGCGATGATTGATAGTAAAAAAGTAAACCAAAAAGGACAATCTATTTTAATTGAGGTTGAAGCAAAAACGGATGACCTAATTGAAAAGGCAGCTGCTCAAGAAGCACTTGCCAAAATTATCGGACTTGAATTACATGAATGA
- a CDS encoding ABC transporter ATP-binding protein, protein MEKQQTHSLKAFFSLILSTNIPKLALSIGLIGSLFTTLVGLTIPLLTREMVDGFSMESLNAMLIVVIVLVFILQAVTDGISMYALAYVGQKIVARLREKMWFKLLRLPVNYYDKNTSGETVSRVVNDTGIVKDLISQHFPQFIGGIITIIGAVIILFIMDWKMTLLMFIAVPITVLFMVPLGMKMTKISRGLQDETATFTGNVQQTLSEIRLMKASNAEQTEEKRGLVAIDKLFSYGLKEGRIFALIAPLMYLVVMVVIVIIIGYGGIRVAEGTMSTGSLVAFLLYLFQIIFPITSFTMFFTQLQKAKGATERIIDILNLDVEASQAGKDIDISNRSVHVRNVSFSYSDDEPVIHNVSFDVQPGTMVAFAGPSGGGKSTMFGLLERFYEPTSGEIFIGNTPITELSMHCWRTQIGYVSQDSPMMAGTIRENLCYGLENRKDITDNRLWEVAKMAYADQFIKEFPKGLDTEVGERGVKLSGGQRQRIAIARAFLRDPKILMMDEATASLDSQSEGIVQQALVRLMEGRTTFVIAHRLSTIVNADNIIFIEKGEITGMGTHQELIETHELYREFAEQQLT, encoded by the coding sequence ATGGAAAAACAACAAACTCATTCCTTGAAAGCTTTTTTCTCACTTATTCTTTCTACAAACATACCTAAGTTAGCTTTATCGATCGGTTTAATTGGAAGTCTCTTTACTACACTCGTTGGGCTTACAATTCCTTTGTTAACAAGAGAGATGGTTGATGGGTTTTCGATGGAATCATTAAATGCCATGCTCATTGTCGTAATTGTGCTTGTTTTTATTCTTCAAGCAGTGACGGATGGGATTTCAATGTATGCTCTTGCTTACGTTGGGCAAAAAATTGTGGCAAGACTGCGGGAGAAAATGTGGTTCAAATTGTTACGGTTGCCGGTGAATTACTATGATAAAAATACGAGTGGTGAAACGGTAAGTCGGGTCGTGAATGATACTGGGATTGTCAAAGACTTAATTTCTCAGCATTTCCCGCAGTTTATCGGTGGGATTATTACGATTATTGGGGCTGTCATTATTCTGTTTATTATGGATTGGAAAATGACATTGTTAATGTTTATTGCAGTTCCAATCACTGTTCTTTTTATGGTTCCGCTCGGAATGAAAATGACAAAAATCTCACGAGGACTCCAAGATGAAACGGCTACTTTTACAGGGAATGTCCAGCAAACCTTAAGTGAAATTCGCTTAATGAAAGCATCGAATGCGGAACAAACAGAGGAAAAAAGAGGGCTAGTCGCCATTGATAAACTGTTTTCCTATGGATTAAAAGAAGGCCGTATTTTTGCTCTGATTGCACCCCTTATGTATCTTGTCGTGATGGTCGTTATCGTCATCATCATTGGTTATGGTGGAATCCGTGTTGCTGAAGGCACAATGTCAACCGGCTCACTTGTTGCCTTTCTGCTTTATTTGTTCCAAATTATTTTTCCGATTACGTCGTTTACGATGTTTTTCACGCAACTTCAAAAAGCGAAAGGAGCCACTGAGCGCATCATTGATATCCTCAACCTCGATGTTGAAGCGAGTCAAGCAGGAAAAGACATCGATATTTCCAATCGATCTGTTCATGTCAGAAATGTATCTTTTTCGTATAGCGATGACGAGCCTGTCATTCACAATGTATCTTTTGATGTGCAACCAGGAACAATGGTCGCTTTTGCCGGGCCAAGTGGTGGTGGGAAGTCGACGATGTTCGGTTTACTAGAGCGCTTTTATGAACCAACCTCAGGAGAAATTTTTATTGGGAACACTCCGATAACTGAACTATCGATGCACTGTTGGCGCACTCAAATTGGCTATGTGTCACAAGATAGTCCAATGATGGCAGGCACGATTCGGGAAAACTTATGCTACGGCTTGGAAAACCGTAAAGACATTACAGATAATCGCTTATGGGAAGTGGCAAAGATGGCGTATGCCGACCAATTTATAAAAGAATTCCCTAAAGGACTTGATACTGAAGTGGGGGAGCGTGGCGTTAAGCTATCAGGTGGCCAAAGACAACGAATTGCCATTGCAAGAGCTTTTTTACGAGACCCGAAAATCTTAATGATGGATGAAGCTACCGCGAGCTTAGATAGTCAATCAGAAGGAATCGTACAGCAAGCATTAGTGCGGCTAATGGAAGGGAGAACAACCTTTGTCATTGCCCATCGACTCTCCACAATTGTAAATGCGGATAACATCATATTCATTGAAAAAGGTGAAATCACAGGAATGGGGACACATCAAGAACTGATTGAAACCCATGAGCTTTACCGTGAGTTTGCGGAGCAACAGTTGACGTAA
- a CDS encoding DUF4179 domain-containing protein: MNKKWFEDKTNDIDVPIDEVYAVIDRAIDRGRKQKNKRNRTRFSLSILSAAATMVLALGFVFSPVTNVLANVPIIGEFYESFNKSMGQVVENEHLVTEINHTVTNNGVALTLTSVFFDGIYIGITFRASGEELISKSELGDDNSTFEYDFYLYEEGPVRVGWGGGHHGLQQIGNDYIGAIELEYPEKELPKDFTLPITFTSIGGVEGNWTFNVPVVSIPPMTISIDETAKNDSYTFNLQSMTIGHSNMALYYETNISQDILKFDIVDDKGNEIANNSLYSIGSEKAVFKTGIKSETKYLLIYPTDYRDGQVVSLEPIKVMIPNQ; this comes from the coding sequence ATGAACAAAAAATGGTTTGAGGATAAGACAAACGATATAGATGTACCAATAGATGAAGTTTATGCGGTAATCGATAGAGCCATTGATAGAGGGAGGAAACAAAAAAATAAGCGGAACCGTACAAGATTTTCGCTCTCTATTTTATCAGCAGCAGCAACTATGGTTTTAGCGTTAGGCTTCGTTTTTTCACCGGTTACAAATGTTTTAGCCAATGTCCCGATAATTGGTGAGTTTTATGAAAGTTTTAACAAAAGCATGGGGCAAGTTGTTGAAAACGAACACTTAGTGACGGAGATTAATCACACAGTGACTAACAATGGTGTAGCTCTTACTTTAACAAGTGTATTTTTCGATGGAATTTATATTGGCATAACGTTTCGAGCGAGTGGGGAAGAGTTAATTAGTAAAAGCGAACTAGGTGACGACAATTCTACTTTTGAGTATGATTTTTACTTATATGAGGAAGGACCAGTCAGAGTAGGATGGGGTGGAGGACATCATGGCCTGCAACAGATTGGTAACGATTATATAGGAGCGATTGAATTGGAATATCCAGAAAAGGAACTCCCAAAAGACTTTACTCTTCCCATTACGTTTACCTCTATTGGCGGAGTCGAAGGCAACTGGACATTTAATGTTCCAGTTGTCTCCATTCCTCCTATGACAATTTCAATTGATGAAACAGCCAAAAATGATTCATATACATTTAATTTGCAATCAATGACGATCGGGCATTCTAACATGGCGTTATACTATGAGACAAATATTTCACAGGATATACTTAAGTTTGACATTGTTGATGATAAAGGGAATGAGATAGCTAATAATTCTCTTTACAGTATAGGGAGCGAGAAGGCTGTTTTTAAAACAGGCATAAAAAGTGAAACGAAGTATTTACTGATTTATCCTACAGATTATCGTGATGGTCAAGTTGTTTCATTAGAACCAATAAAAGTAATGATTCCAAATCAATAG